A genomic segment from Bosea sp. OAE506 encodes:
- a CDS encoding DUF2470 domain-containing protein has protein sequence MPAGSTAAPSNSADNVSQPAPRKDPVRPTDDDARALGRQLLRGARSGALATLGRDGHPSSSLVSLATDSDGTPLILVSALSSHTGHLEADPRCSLLLAPGGKGDPLAHARITLKLVARRIARDGAEGERIRRRFLARQPKAALYVDFGDFSFFALDLQGASLNGGFGRAYELVPGDLLSDSAAASAIAAMEEGAVEHMNADHADAIRAYATGLLKAQDGDWRLTGLDPEGADLARGDAVLRLPFPAPVTDAASLRRTLVELAAAARPSP, from the coding sequence CCCTCGAATTCCGCCGACAACGTCAGCCAGCCCGCCCCGCGCAAGGACCCGGTCCGCCCTACCGATGACGACGCGCGCGCGCTCGGCCGCCAGCTCCTGCGCGGTGCCCGTTCGGGCGCGCTGGCGACGCTGGGGCGCGACGGCCATCCCTCGTCGAGCCTCGTCAGCCTGGCGACCGACAGCGACGGCACGCCGCTGATCCTGGTCTCGGCCCTGTCCTCCCATACCGGCCATCTCGAGGCCGACCCGCGCTGCTCTCTGCTGCTGGCGCCGGGCGGCAAGGGCGATCCGCTCGCCCATGCCCGCATCACCCTGAAGCTCGTCGCGCGGCGGATCGCGCGCGACGGCGCGGAGGGAGAGCGCATCCGGCGCCGCTTCCTGGCGCGGCAGCCCAAGGCCGCGCTCTATGTCGATTTCGGCGATTTCTCCTTCTTCGCGCTCGATCTTCAGGGCGCGAGCCTCAATGGCGGCTTCGGCCGGGCCTATGAGCTGGTGCCGGGCGACCTGCTCAGCGATTCCGCCGCCGCCAGCGCCATCGCGGCGATGGAGGAGGGCGCGGTCGAACACATGAACGCCGATCATGCCGACGCCATCCGCGCCTATGCGACCGGCCTGCTGAAGGCGCAGGATGGCGACTGGCGGCTGACCGGGCTCGATCCCGAAGGGGCCGATCTCGCCCGTGGCGACGCGGTCCTGCGGCTGCCTTTCCCGGCGCCTGTCACCGATGCGGCGTCGCTGCGGCGAACGCTGGTCGAGCTCGCAGCGGCGGCCCGGCCTTCGCCCTAG